One part of the Zymomonas mobilis subsp. pomaceae ATCC 29192 genome encodes these proteins:
- a CDS encoding phage major tail tube protein yields the protein MTTPKKLKNMNVFNAENTLVGKTAEVTLPEPTYKLVPSEDKNVPDEVMLANLGKLRFPADATMLEAIKQKGFTKVRLTDDDNTTEIVGRGVLQDAKDEAYLNLAYYEETVDGKIVNKFDPFNMVEIVNGLDLGARSREALGLTPEDFKQF from the coding sequence ATGACGACACCCAAAAAACTAAAAAATATGAATGTTTTTAATGCAGAAAATACCCTTGTAGGAAAAACGGCAGAAGTGACACTCCCCGAACCGACCTACAAGCTGGTTCCTTCTGAAGATAAAAATGTTCCCGATGAAGTGATGCTAGCTAATCTTGGGAAACTGCGCTTCCCAGCAGATGCAACGATGTTAGAGGCTATAAAGCAGAAGGGTTTTACCAAGGTACGGCTGACAGATGACGATAATACCACCGAAATAGTCGGACGCGGTGTTTTACAGGATGCAAAAGACGAAGCCTATCTTAACCTTGCCTATTACGAAGAAACCGTCGATGGAAAGATAGTTAATAAATTTGACCCTTTTAATATGGTTGAAATCGTTAATGGTCTGGATCTTGGCGCACGCTCTCGTGAAGCACTGGGTCTTACGCCAGAAGATTTTAAACAATTTTAA
- the grxB gene encoding glutaredoxin 2, translating to MNLKLYIYEHCPFCVKARMIFGLKDLPFDQIILQHNDETQPIRMTGYKLVPILEEEGRFMGESMDIVAYIDQNKGTPLLTGASNPAIMRAMHSFSGIYSLLYPRAAMAPLPEFATQAARRYFIRRKEGEVGNFARCMKETPNLIKRYEESLEKLEPLIQSPDAVNGRLSNDDIHLFAQLRSLSIVKGIHYPAKVDAYRRRMAQLTGIFLFDAVAN from the coding sequence ATGAATCTGAAACTCTATATCTATGAACACTGTCCCTTCTGCGTCAAAGCCCGTATGATTTTCGGATTAAAAGATCTACCTTTTGATCAAATCATTCTGCAACATAATGACGAAACGCAACCTATCCGAATGACGGGCTATAAACTGGTTCCTATTCTTGAAGAAGAAGGGCGGTTTATGGGCGAAAGTATGGATATTGTCGCCTATATTGATCAGAACAAAGGCACTCCGCTGTTAACAGGAGCATCTAATCCTGCCATCATGCGGGCAATGCACAGTTTTTCAGGCATATATTCGCTTCTTTATCCGCGTGCGGCTATGGCCCCTTTACCAGAATTTGCGACACAAGCAGCAAGGCGCTATTTTATTCGTCGAAAAGAAGGGGAAGTAGGGAACTTTGCACGTTGCATGAAAGAAACCCCGAACCTTATCAAACGCTATGAAGAGAGCCTTGAAAAGCTGGAACCCTTGATTCAATCACCCGATGCCGTCAATGGCCGGCTTTCCAATGACGATATTCATCTTTTTGCCCAGCTTAGAAGCCTCTCTATCGTCAAAGGGATTCATTATCCGGCAAAAGTGGATGCCTATCGTCGCCGCATGGCCCAATTAACCGGCATCTTCCTTTTTGATGCGGTTGCTAACTAA